The proteins below come from a single Malus domestica chromosome 03, GDT2T_hap1 genomic window:
- the LOC139194648 gene encoding secreted RxLR effector protein 161-like, whose protein sequence is MVGCKPVATLNEKFQREYGSGDADESVYRSLVGSLLYLTTTRPDIMYAASLLSRFMHKPTCIRYGAPKRILRYIQGTLDFGIMYERNVEPKLYGFCDSDWGGNVDDLKSTSGYTFTLGTGVFSWASKKQKSVALSTAEVEYVLVSIATSQVVWLRRIMQDFGEKQESATHILCDNKSAIAMSKNPVCHSKSKHIALKHHFIRGSVEDKEVDVLYYKTEDQVADIFTKALPKDKFIYLRELFGNEAAKH, encoded by the coding sequence atggTTGGTTGCAAGCCTGTTGCAACACTGAATGAAAAGTTTCAAAGAGAATATGGTAGTGGTGATGCTGATGAATCTGTGTATAGAAGCCTAGTTGGGAGTTTGTTGTATTTGACAACGACTAGACCCGATATTATGTATGCTGCAAGCTTGTTGTCCAGATTTATGCACAAGCCTACTTGCATTCGCTATGGAGCTCCGAAGAGGATCCTAAGATACATACAAGGTACACTTGACTTTGGTATTATGTATGAAAGGAATGTTGAGCCAAAATTGTATGGGTTCTGTGATAGTGACTGGGGAGGTAATGTGGATGACTTGAAGAGCACATCTGGCTATACTTTTACATTAGGGACTGGTGTATTCTCTTGGGCATCTAAGAAACAGAAATCAGTTGCACTATCAACGGCAGAGGTTGAGTATGTGTTGGTTTCAATTGCAACTTCTCAAGTAGTGTGGCTGAGAAGAATTATGCAAGATTTTGGTGAGAAACAAGAATCAGCAACTCATATCCTTTGTGACAATAAGTCAGCTATTGCCATGAGCAAGAATCCTGTCTGTCATAGTAAATCAAAGCATATTGCTCTGAAGCATCACTTCATCAGAGGTTCTGTGGAAGACAAGGAAGTGGATGTGCTCTACTACAAGACAGAAGATCAAGTTGCTGATATCTTCACCAAGGCATTACCAAAGGACAAATTCATCTACCTAAGAGAACTTTTTGGGAATGAAGCAGCAAAGCATTAA
- the LOC103427215 gene encoding aquaporin PIP2-2: MAKDIEGAEHGEFATKDYQDPPPTPLFDAEELTKWSFYRAVIAEFVATLLFLYITVLTVIGYKSQSEVDQCGGVGILGIAWAFGGMIFVLVYCTAGISGGHINPAVTFGLFLARKVSLIRAVLYIVAQCLGAICGVGLVKAFQKSYYVKYGGGANELADGYNKGTGLGAEIIGTFVLVYTVFSATDPKRNARDSHVPVLAPLPIGFAVFIVHLATIPITGTGINPARSFGAAVIYNKDKAWDDQWIFWLGPFIGAAIAAFYHQYILRAGAIKALGSFRSNA, from the exons ATGGCAAAAGATATTGAGGGAGCTGAGCACGGTGAGTTTGCCACCAAAGACTACCAGGACCCACCTCCAACCCCCTTGTTTGATGCTGAAGAGCTCACCAAGTGGTCGTTTTACAGAGCTGTCATTGCTGAGTTCGTTGCCACCCTTCTCTTCCTTTACATCACGGTTTTGACTGTGATTGGTTACAAAAGCCAGAGTGAAGTTGACCAATGCGGCGGAGTTGGCATTCTTGGTATCGCTTGGGCCTTCGGTGGCATGATCTTCGTCCTTGTTTACTGCACCGCCGGTATCTCAG GAGGACACATTAACCCAGCTGTGACCTTTGGGCTGTTCTTGGCTCGCAAGGTTTCACTGATCAGGGCAGTGTTGTACATCGTAGCACAGTGTTTGGGTGCCATCTGCGGTGTTGGGTTGGTGAAGGCCTTCCAGAAGTCATACTATGTGAAGTATGGTGGTGGAGCCAACGAGTTGGCTGATGGCTACAACAAGGGCACTGGTTTGGGTGCTGAGATCATCGGTACCTTTGTTCTTGTCTACACCGTCTTCTCAGCCACCGACCCCAAGAGAAATGCCAGAGACTCTCACGTCCCT GTTTTGGCACCACTTCCCATTGGGTTTGCTGTGTTCATTGTTCACTTGGCCACCATTCCAATCACTGGGACTGGTATCAACCCCGCTAGGAGTTTTGGAGCTGCTGTCATCTACAACAAGGACAAAGCTTGGGATGACCAA TGGATCTTCTGGCTTGGACCTTTCATTGGAGCTGCCATTGCTGCCTTCTACCACCAATACATTCTGAGAGCAGGAGCCATCAAGGCTCTAGGATCTTTCAGGAGCAATGCTTAA